Proteins found in one Hydrogenispora ethanolica genomic segment:
- a CDS encoding DUF4405 domain-containing protein: MNCGCVFSYLILRFNISKLKKKAEQIFPSEYRPNQFPVLENQEILLGVFFRECHGEKRGLKAEPGLRPDGMDEIQRRGKQQSAAVKDIPSQCPQLLHPFSIEFPYRDDRVSIAQSFILDGSEWQGFALPFHRKRGTMFSKPEKNYFLDLALGVVGLICVLTGLGLKFHPLVLETILSGKFMKPLHEWSGYIVVLLVLLHLGMHGQWLQSFTQKIFSNPKKIFLFFMTVIVSAALCWLAARLSPEPAREWHKGPDFEMERRSDWPMEKDGEGKTSE, from the coding sequence ATGAACTGCGGCTGCGTTTTTTCATATCTTATCCTCCGGTTCAATATTAGTAAGTTGAAGAAAAAAGCTGAGCAGATCTTCCCTTCTGAATATCGTCCGAATCAATTTCCAGTATTAGAGAATCAGGAAATTCTTTTGGGAGTGTTTTTTCGCGAATGCCACGGGGAAAAACGGGGATTGAAAGCGGAGCCGGGCTTGCGGCCGGATGGGATGGATGAGATCCAGCGCCGGGGAAAACAGCAGAGTGCGGCGGTAAAGGATATTCCAAGCCAATGTCCACAGCTTCTCCATCCGTTCTCCATAGAATTTCCATACCGGGATGATAGGGTTTCAATAGCGCAGTCATTCATACTTGACGGTTCCGAGTGGCAGGGCTTTGCTCTTCCATTCCACAGAAAGCGGGGTACAATGTTTTCAAAACCAGAAAAGAATTATTTCCTCGACCTTGCCCTGGGGGTCGTGGGTCTGATCTGTGTGCTGACCGGTTTGGGCTTGAAATTTCATCCCCTCGTACTCGAAACCATTCTATCCGGCAAATTCATGAAACCGCTCCATGAATGGAGCGGCTATATCGTGGTCCTTCTGGTTCTCCTCCATCTGGGGATGCATGGTCAATGGCTCCAGTCCTTTACCCAAAAGATATTTTCAAACCCGAAAAAGATTTTTCTTTTTTTCATGACCGTGATCGTGTCGGCCGCCTTATGTTGGTTGGCGGCGCGATTGTCGCCGGAACCGGCCCGCGAATGGCATAAAGGACCGGATTTTGAAATGGAGAGACGGAGCGATTGGCCGATGGAGAAGGATGGCGAGGGGAAGACTTCAGAGTGA
- a CDS encoding CoA protein activase — MKATFPHLGNLYIPCKALLSELGLEPVVPPQTSQRTIALGTRVSPEFACFPFKVNLGNYIEAIESGAECIFMAGGAGPCRFGYYGEVQREILKEAGYHVEFLIFEAPKNQPQEFWKRIKRVVPQHTISRFRKALHIFWLKAQAIDKLDRLVNKIRPLEQFPGAATHLQNRFYQLIDDAALAKDIKQIFENCVAELQTIPQKQAPAPLKVALVGEIYMVLEPRVNFQIERILGEMGIEVKRTIYLTDWILEHLCPNVFKPGWYKQLQFLARPYLQNNVGGHGLETVAHTVEAGINDFQGVIELAPFTCMPEIIAMQVLPAVSRELSIPVLNIIIDEHSAEAGIQTRLEAFIDLLIRKRKSAAIAAELSPSLL; from the coding sequence ATGAAAGCAACCTTTCCTCACCTCGGCAACTTATATATACCCTGTAAAGCGCTACTGAGTGAATTGGGATTGGAACCGGTCGTTCCACCGCAGACTTCCCAGCGGACCATCGCTTTGGGCACGAGAGTCTCCCCGGAATTCGCCTGTTTTCCTTTTAAAGTGAATCTTGGAAACTATATTGAAGCCATCGAGTCCGGAGCGGAGTGCATTTTTATGGCCGGCGGAGCAGGGCCGTGCCGATTCGGTTATTATGGTGAAGTTCAACGGGAAATTCTAAAAGAAGCCGGTTATCACGTTGAGTTCCTGATATTTGAAGCCCCCAAAAACCAGCCTCAGGAATTCTGGAAAAGAATCAAACGAGTGGTTCCTCAACATACGATATCCCGTTTTCGGAAAGCGCTCCATATTTTCTGGTTAAAAGCCCAAGCCATCGATAAATTGGATCGTCTGGTTAACAAAATTCGACCGCTTGAACAATTCCCGGGCGCTGCGACCCATCTGCAAAATCGATTTTACCAGCTGATCGATGACGCTGCCTTGGCGAAGGATATCAAGCAAATTTTTGAAAATTGCGTGGCCGAACTGCAAACCATCCCCCAAAAACAGGCCCCTGCCCCCTTAAAAGTCGCACTGGTAGGCGAGATTTACATGGTTTTGGAACCGCGTGTTAATTTTCAGATTGAAAGGATTTTGGGGGAAATGGGAATCGAGGTGAAGCGGACGATTTACCTGACGGATTGGATTCTTGAACATTTATGCCCCAACGTTTTTAAACCGGGCTGGTATAAACAATTACAGTTCTTAGCCAGGCCTTACCTTCAAAATAACGTGGGCGGTCATGGCTTAGAAACAGTTGCCCATACCGTAGAAGCAGGGATCAATGATTTTCAGGGCGTCATTGAACTTGCGCCCTTCACCTGTATGCCGGAGATAATCGCCATGCAAGTATTGCCGGCTGTCTCCAGAGAATTATCCATTCCGGTGCTGAACATTATTATTGATGAACATTCCGCTGAAGCGGGTATTCAGACTCGGTTGGAAGCTTTTATCGACCTGTTAATACGAAAGAGGAAATCTGCCGCCATTGCGGCTGAGTTATCTCCTTCCTTACTGTAA
- a CDS encoding DUF1657 domain-containing protein: MTVGTQMQKAIASVESVASSMKTFALETQDQQAKQMYQQLAQTFDNALNTLKQRQSYIEQQEPQYKQS, from the coding sequence ATGACTGTTGGAACCCAGATGCAAAAAGCCATCGCCAGTGTCGAAAGTGTCGCGTCCAGCATGAAAACCTTCGCTTTGGAAACCCAGGATCAGCAAGCCAAGCAGATGTATCAACAGCTTGCTCAAACTTTCGACAATGCTCTCAATACTTTAAAACAAAGACAATCGTATATTGAGCAGCAAGAGCCCCAGTATAAACAGTCATAA
- the spoVAE gene encoding stage V sporulation protein AE encodes MEKFILAFVIGGGICVIGQILMDVFKLTPAHTMCTLVVAGVILGGLGWYEPLIKLAGAGATVPISSFGNSLLKGAMAEAERDGIVGVLTGIFEVTSAGISAAIIFGFLGALLFKPKG; translated from the coding sequence ATGGAAAAATTTATTTTGGCATTTGTGATCGGCGGCGGGATCTGTGTTATCGGACAAATCTTAATGGATGTCTTTAAATTGACGCCGGCCCATACGATGTGTACCCTGGTCGTAGCCGGCGTGATCCTGGGCGGCCTGGGATGGTATGAACCCCTCATTAAACTGGCCGGGGCCGGAGCCACCGTTCCCATCAGCAGTTTTGGAAACTCATTGCTGAAAGGAGCCATGGCCGAAGCGGAGCGGGATGGCATTGTCGGGGTATTAACCGGTATCTTCGAAGTGACCAGCGCCGGGATCTCCGCCGCGATCATCTTCGGTTTTTTAGGCGCCTTATTATTTAAACCCAAAGGATAA
- the spoVAD gene encoding stage V sporulation protein AD has protein sequence MLQGHQTWVFQSRPVIRATGTVGGPFEAQGAIAGDFDMLHGDIWLGQASFEKAEKKLLEQACEIAIGNAGLKKDDIQFFLGGDLMNQIISSSFTARTLGVPFIGLYGACSSAMEGLALASLLVDSGQAHNALTATSSHNAACEKQFRYPTEYGSQKPPTAQWTVTGAGAAVVTQDGEGPRVTGATIGRVVDMGISDPFNMGGAMAPAAVDTIEAHFRDLRREPDYYDLIATGDLGRVGHQIAADLLAKHGLALPEAKFTDCGMLIYKKEQPVFAGASGCACSATVTYGHFLKRILRKELQRILIVATGALLSPLSYQQKESIPCIAHAVAIES, from the coding sequence ATGTTACAAGGTCATCAAACCTGGGTATTCCAATCCCGGCCTGTGATTCGGGCCACCGGTACGGTCGGCGGGCCGTTTGAAGCTCAAGGAGCTATCGCCGGAGACTTTGATATGCTTCATGGCGACATCTGGCTGGGCCAAGCCAGCTTTGAGAAGGCTGAGAAAAAATTGCTGGAACAGGCCTGTGAGATCGCAATCGGCAATGCGGGGCTGAAAAAGGACGATATCCAGTTCTTTCTCGGCGGCGATCTGATGAACCAGATTATCAGCAGTAGTTTTACCGCCCGAACCCTCGGTGTTCCATTCATCGGTTTGTACGGGGCTTGCTCCAGCGCCATGGAAGGATTAGCCCTGGCTTCGCTGCTGGTCGACAGCGGGCAGGCCCACAATGCTTTAACCGCCACTTCCAGCCATAATGCCGCTTGTGAAAAACAGTTCCGCTATCCCACCGAATACGGCTCCCAGAAGCCGCCCACCGCCCAGTGGACGGTTACCGGGGCCGGCGCTGCTGTAGTGACGCAAGATGGCGAAGGTCCACGGGTCACCGGGGCGACGATCGGACGAGTGGTCGATATGGGAATATCCGACCCCTTTAACATGGGCGGCGCCATGGCGCCGGCGGCGGTCGATACCATCGAGGCCCATTTCAGAGATTTACGGCGCGAACCGGACTATTATGATTTGATTGCCACCGGCGATCTGGGCCGGGTCGGCCATCAAATCGCCGCCGATTTGTTAGCCAAACATGGCCTGGCCCTCCCTGAAGCAAAATTTACTGATTGTGGAATGTTAATCTACAAAAAAGAGCAACCGGTCTTCGCCGGGGCGAGTGGTTGCGCCTGCTCGGCCACGGTCACTTACGGCCATTTTCTCAAGCGGATCCTACGGAAGGAACTCCAACGAATTCTAATCGTGGCCACCGGCGCGCTGCTCTCACCCCTTTCCTATCAGCAAAAAGAGAGCATACCCTGTATCGCTCACGCGGTGGCCATTGAATCATAG
- the spoVAC gene encoding stage V sporulation protein AC: protein MSNQKKKKLTPTQQEYQSFANDREPKRPVWSNMIRAFLAGGIICVIGQAIQFTFMTYFHFTEVTAGNPTVATLIILSVLFTGFGIYDHIAQWAGAGTAVPVTGFANSMVSAALEHRSEGYVLGVSAKMFELAGSVVVYGVFAAFVVALIKITVKSLGGF, encoded by the coding sequence ATGTCAAACCAGAAGAAAAAGAAACTGACCCCGACCCAACAGGAATATCAAAGTTTTGCGAATGACAGGGAACCCAAGCGTCCGGTATGGTCGAATATGATCCGCGCCTTTCTGGCCGGAGGGATCATTTGTGTGATCGGGCAAGCCATCCAATTCACCTTTATGACCTATTTTCATTTTACGGAAGTTACCGCCGGTAATCCCACGGTAGCGACGCTCATTATCCTTTCGGTCTTATTCACTGGTTTTGGAATTTACGACCACATCGCCCAATGGGCAGGGGCCGGAACTGCCGTGCCGGTCACCGGCTTTGCCAATTCGATGGTTTCGGCAGCCCTTGAACACCGGAGCGAGGGATACGTCCTGGGCGTAAGCGCTAAGATGTTCGAGCTGGCCGGGTCGGTGGTTGTTTACGGAGTCTTTGCCGCTTTTGTAGTAGCGCTCATTAAGATAACAGTCAAATCTCTAGGTGGTTTCTGA
- a CDS encoding DUF421 domain-containing protein, whose protein sequence is MKGWLLILLRSIFMYILAVIAVRLMGPHQPARMNSSHFVNYVVIAIITALTTLNRINLPFGLIALGVWVLFPIALDFLALKSKMVHDLLNGKEIILIKQGKIMEENLFKVRLTGEELLRAMRTKNAFNLSDVEFAVMETTGDINVLLKSDRKPVTPHDLGRSVAPQAESQTVILDGNILDEPLASMGLNRSWLKLQLDKAGVSLTNVFIGQVDSYGELYLDLFDDAIQLPQPKTKELLYANLEKCQADLAGFALETQHDEAKSMYARNAEKLKQLLEKLEPFLLR, encoded by the coding sequence ATGAAAGGCTGGTTGCTCATTTTATTGCGGTCCATCTTCATGTATATCCTGGCAGTGATTGCCGTCCGGCTCATGGGCCCCCATCAGCCCGCCCGAATGAACTCCTCTCACTTTGTCAATTATGTCGTAATTGCGATCATTACCGCCTTGACCACGTTAAATCGCATCAATTTGCCATTTGGACTGATCGCGCTGGGCGTTTGGGTCTTGTTTCCGATCGCCCTGGATTTTTTGGCGCTGAAAAGCAAGATGGTCCATGATCTCTTGAACGGTAAAGAAATCATCCTGATCAAACAAGGAAAGATCATGGAGGAGAACCTTTTCAAGGTCCGGTTGACCGGCGAGGAATTACTCCGGGCGATGCGAACCAAGAATGCCTTCAACCTAAGCGATGTCGAATTTGCGGTGATGGAAACCACCGGTGATATCAATGTTTTGCTCAAATCCGACCGCAAACCGGTCACTCCTCATGATTTAGGCCGAAGCGTCGCGCCCCAAGCCGAATCGCAAACTGTTATTCTCGACGGGAACATTTTGGATGAGCCTTTGGCCAGCATGGGCTTGAACCGGAGTTGGTTGAAGCTCCAACTGGATAAAGCCGGGGTATCCTTGACCAATGTTTTTATCGGACAGGTCGATTCCTATGGCGAGCTCTACCTCGATCTCTTCGATGATGCGATTCAGCTGCCGCAGCCGAAAACGAAAGAGTTGCTCTACGCCAACTTGGAAAAATGCCAGGCCGACCTGGCCGGCTTCGCCCTGGAAACCCAGCATGACGAGGCCAAAAGCATGTATGCCCGCAATGCGGAAAAGTTAAAGCAGCTCCTGGAAAAGTTGGAGCCATTTTTACTGCGCTAG
- a CDS encoding DUF1657 domain-containing protein, whose amino-acid sequence MTVASQVKQTLASLKNAQATLQLYAIQSQDPGAQSVFDEASRITGEIRLEVAERLKTLEFEEPQYKGL is encoded by the coding sequence ATGACTGTCGCTTCGCAAGTTAAACAAACCTTGGCGAGTCTAAAAAACGCCCAAGCCACTTTGCAGCTCTATGCCATTCAAAGTCAGGATCCCGGGGCTCAATCGGTTTTTGACGAAGCCAGCCGGATAACCGGGGAGATCCGGCTGGAAGTCGCAGAACGGTTAAAAACTTTGGAATTTGAAGAACCGCAATATAAGGGATTGTGA
- a CDS encoding DUF421 domain-containing protein: protein MPVILVVIIRSLISYFVLLVFMRLIGKQQMAELTFADYVVGITIGSIAATLSVQLNQNTTATLVGLGIWTLLPILLSYWSVKNVWIRKVVEGEATVVVENGKILENHLSKLHLSIDDLLSQLRSKNIFNIADVEFALFETNGKLSVQLKSQKQPLTPSDLQLPTQYAGLPTTLIEDGKVLKDALKSLNLAQAWLQHQLAKQNIRDFSQVSLAQLDTKGNLYVDMKGDQFYYIIPTNG from the coding sequence TTGCCAGTCATTCTGGTCGTCATCATCCGCTCATTAATCTCCTATTTTGTTTTACTAGTCTTCATGCGTTTAATCGGAAAGCAGCAAATGGCCGAATTAACCTTTGCGGATTATGTGGTTGGAATCACCATTGGGTCGATCGCGGCCACCTTATCCGTTCAATTAAATCAAAATACCACCGCGACTTTGGTCGGACTGGGGATTTGGACTCTGTTGCCCATTTTATTGTCCTATTGGAGCGTCAAAAATGTCTGGATTCGCAAGGTGGTCGAAGGAGAGGCCACCGTCGTAGTGGAGAACGGCAAAATTTTGGAGAACCACCTTTCGAAATTGCATCTTTCCATTGATGACCTTCTTTCCCAGCTTCGGAGCAAAAACATCTTTAACATCGCCGATGTCGAATTTGCTCTTTTCGAGACCAACGGCAAGCTCAGTGTGCAGTTGAAATCGCAAAAGCAGCCTCTGACTCCGAGCGATCTTCAGCTGCCGACGCAATATGCCGGTTTACCCACGACCTTAATTGAAGACGGGAAGGTCCTCAAGGATGCGCTTAAGTCTCTCAATCTGGCTCAAGCCTGGCTTCAGCATCAATTGGCAAAACAGAATATCCGGGATTTCTCGCAGGTTTCTTTGGCTCAGTTGGATACGAAAGGAAATTTATATGTGGATATGAAAGGCGACCAATTCTACTACATCATCCCAACCAATGGATAA
- a CDS encoding DUF4363 family protein: MKKHILFSLILITCTVMVCSCALLRQPLDGMSGFSRHLKETENHIRKEEWKEAAINLRKATQSWYRIKPFLQVDIDHDYVNNIEADFIRLRSNIETTQKADSLTAILLIQDNWKHIGSM, from the coding sequence ATGAAAAAGCATATTTTATTTTCGCTCATTCTCATCACTTGTACCGTGATGGTTTGTTCTTGTGCCCTGCTACGCCAACCATTGGATGGAATGAGCGGATTTTCAAGGCATTTAAAGGAAACGGAAAACCATATCCGGAAAGAAGAATGGAAAGAAGCGGCGATTAACTTGCGAAAGGCTACTCAATCCTGGTATCGGATTAAACCGTTTTTACAGGTGGATATCGACCATGACTATGTGAACAATATTGAGGCTGATTTTATTCGGCTACGGAGCAATATCGAGACAACCCAAAAAGCAGACTCTTTAACAGCGATTTTGCTGATTCAAGATAACTGGAAACATATTGGGTCCATGTGA
- a CDS encoding IMPACT family protein: protein MEQPYQTIQAPASAQLVVERSRFIGHCLEVADEAAAKDFVLQIRAEHAQANHNCYAYRIGNGAHPLEYFNDHGEPSGTAGKPILGAIQRRNLTHVVVVVTRYFGGKKLGVRGLIEAYGQAATEVLNAAGTVTRIPCFDVCLTYGYADHSLILHRLGQVEAQVIESLFGEWVTTRLRIPAAQRERFQKLLAELPVTGVRE from the coding sequence ATGGAACAACCGTATCAAACCATTCAAGCGCCGGCCAGCGCACAGCTAGTGGTGGAACGCTCCCGCTTCATCGGACATTGTCTGGAGGTGGCCGACGAAGCGGCGGCCAAGGACTTCGTTTTACAGATCCGGGCCGAACACGCCCAGGCCAATCATAATTGTTATGCCTACCGCATCGGCAACGGCGCGCATCCGCTCGAATACTTCAATGATCACGGCGAACCGAGCGGCACCGCCGGCAAACCGATCCTCGGCGCCATCCAGCGCCGCAATCTGACCCATGTGGTCGTAGTCGTCACCCGGTATTTCGGCGGCAAGAAACTGGGGGTGCGGGGCTTGATCGAAGCCTACGGCCAGGCCGCCACCGAAGTCCTGAACGCGGCCGGAACCGTGACCCGGATCCCTTGTTTCGATGTCTGCTTGACCTATGGCTACGCCGATCATTCGCTCATCCTGCATCGTCTGGGGCAGGTCGAGGCCCAGGTGATCGAATCGCTCTTTGGCGAATGGGTCACCACCCGCTTGCGGATTCCCGCCGCCCAGCGCGAACGGTTTCAGAAGCTCCTGGCCGAGCTGCCGGTGACCGGGGTCCGGGAATGA
- a CDS encoding BsuPI-related putative proteinase inhibitor: protein MKRIWLLALSSLLLLGGASCSATSRPLVLKVQADKTVYQSGEVIAMALTVLNLNREPVQLSFASSQVFDFWLADGDQTVWKWSTGRFFTQALSKLTLKPGQPVTYVAKMDPDAAAALKPGTYRLVGELKTKEKLVAKPVEIRITDPAR from the coding sequence ATGAAAAGAATTTGGTTGCTCGCCCTCTCGTCCCTGTTATTGCTAGGCGGCGCTTCCTGCAGCGCCACTTCCCGGCCCCTGGTGCTCAAAGTCCAGGCCGACAAGACGGTTTACCAGAGCGGCGAAGTGATCGCCATGGCCCTGACGGTGCTCAATCTCAACCGCGAGCCGGTCCAACTGTCCTTCGCCAGCAGTCAGGTCTTTGATTTTTGGCTGGCCGACGGGGATCAAACCGTCTGGAAATGGTCGACCGGCCGCTTCTTCACGCAGGCGTTGAGCAAACTCACGCTCAAACCCGGCCAACCCGTAACCTATGTCGCCAAAATGGATCCCGATGCGGCGGCGGCCCTGAAACCCGGGACTTACCGGCTGGTGGGAGAGCTCAAGACCAAAGAAAAACTGGTTGCGAAACCGGTGGAGATCCGGATCACTGATCCGGCGCGCTAA
- a CDS encoding NAD(P)/FAD-dependent oxidoreductase, whose product MKNQYDVLIIGAGPAGIFAALELVERSSLRVAILEKGRNLAERRCPSSERKIACTQCAPCSITSGWGGAGAFSDGKLTLSTEVGGFLDDYISKEKLHKLIREVDDIYLKFGAPAEVYGTDEEAIAKIEKKAVMADLRMIPSRIRHLGTGRTQTVLQGMQDYLKQKGVAIITGEEAGELIVDGERRLKGIRTAGGQEYLGRYVVVGPGREGSDWLVREAARLKLGSVVNPVDIGVRVEIPAEVLEEMTAVIFETKFVYYSKTFEDKVRTFCMCPHGEVVMENTDGLITVNGHSHAERKTANTNFSLLVSKTFTQPFHEPITYGRHIAGLANLLSGGVIVQRLGDLHHGRRSTKERLLKGLVKPTLEEAIPGDLSLVLPYRHLLAILEMLKALDAIAPGINSRNTLLYGVEVKFYSSRLHVKSNLETEIPNLYAVGDGAGVTRGLMQASISGVMAAREIAHRG is encoded by the coding sequence TTGAAAAATCAGTATGATGTGTTGATTATCGGAGCGGGGCCGGCGGGCATTTTTGCAGCCTTGGAGCTGGTCGAACGCTCATCGTTGCGCGTGGCGATCCTGGAAAAGGGGCGGAACTTGGCCGAGCGGCGCTGTCCTTCCTCGGAGCGGAAGATCGCCTGCACCCAATGTGCGCCGTGCTCCATTACCAGCGGTTGGGGCGGGGCCGGGGCATTCAGTGACGGGAAGTTGACCCTCTCGACGGAAGTCGGCGGGTTTCTGGATGATTATATCTCCAAGGAGAAACTGCATAAGCTCATTCGGGAAGTGGACGATATCTACCTGAAATTCGGCGCGCCGGCCGAAGTCTACGGCACTGACGAAGAGGCGATCGCCAAGATCGAAAAGAAAGCGGTCATGGCCGATCTGCGGATGATCCCCTCCCGCATCCGCCACCTGGGCACCGGCCGGACTCAGACCGTACTCCAGGGGATGCAGGATTATCTGAAGCAGAAAGGCGTCGCTATTATCACCGGCGAGGAAGCCGGGGAGTTGATCGTCGACGGGGAACGCCGGCTGAAGGGGATCCGTACCGCCGGCGGCCAGGAATACCTGGGCCGCTACGTAGTGGTCGGACCGGGCCGCGAAGGCTCGGACTGGCTGGTCCGGGAGGCCGCCCGGTTGAAGCTGGGCTCGGTGGTCAACCCGGTGGACATCGGAGTGCGGGTCGAGATCCCGGCCGAGGTGCTGGAGGAGATGACCGCGGTCATCTTTGAGACCAAATTTGTCTACTATTCCAAGACCTTCGAGGACAAGGTGCGGACCTTCTGCATGTGCCCGCACGGCGAGGTGGTCATGGAGAATACCGACGGCCTGATCACCGTCAACGGCCACAGCCACGCCGAGCGCAAGACGGCCAATACCAACTTTTCGCTGCTGGTCAGCAAGACCTTCACTCAGCCGTTCCACGAGCCGATCACCTACGGCCGGCACATCGCCGGTCTGGCCAATCTGCTGAGCGGCGGCGTGATCGTGCAGCGGCTGGGCGATCTGCATCACGGCCGGCGTTCCACCAAGGAACGGCTGTTGAAGGGGCTGGTCAAGCCGACCCTGGAGGAGGCGATCCCCGGCGATCTCAGCCTGGTGCTGCCCTACCGGCATCTCTTGGCCATCCTGGAAATGCTCAAGGCGCTGGATGCCATCGCCCCCGGCATCAACTCCCGCAATACGCTGCTGTACGGCGTGGAGGTCAAATTCTATTCGTCGCGGCTCCATGTCAAGAGCAATCTGGAGACCGAGATCCCCAATCTCTACGCGGTCGGCGACGGCGCCGGCGTGACCCGGGGCCTGATGCAGGCCTCGATCTCCGGAGTGATGGCCGCCCGGGAGATTGCCCACAGAGGTTAA
- a CDS encoding class I SAM-dependent rRNA methyltransferase, translating to MNQVVLKAGKDKRVRAGHLWIYQGEIGIIGIGVKPGEVVEVLDNRNRFLGLGYYNYSSQIAVRLLTTIRERVDEDFFRRRLQGAIRYRERVKPGASCCRLVYGEGDLLPGLVVDKFEDYLVVQFLTMGMEVHRDLILELLVELCRPKGIIERSDLSVRHLEDLPERSGCVYGENPGPLLIRDNQLQFRVDLLEGQKTGYFLDQSANRAALAPYVKGRKTLDCFCHVGSFAVHAAAYGASSVLGVDISEDAVRLAAENAELNGLQERCSFKTANAFDFLRDQSSLRERYDLIVLDPPAFTKSKQALEGAVRGYKEINLRALKLLPPGGILVTCSCSHHLHPDLFWEIIAAAAADAKRRIRLLERRTQGLDHPILVGVPETEYLKCFIFEVIQ from the coding sequence ATGAATCAGGTCGTACTCAAAGCGGGCAAGGACAAACGGGTCCGCGCCGGCCATCTCTGGATCTACCAGGGCGAGATCGGAATCATCGGCATCGGGGTCAAACCCGGCGAAGTGGTCGAGGTGCTCGACAATCGCAACCGCTTTCTGGGGCTTGGCTATTATAACTATTCTTCGCAGATCGCGGTGCGGCTGCTGACGACGATCCGCGAAAGAGTGGATGAGGATTTCTTCCGCCGCCGCCTGCAAGGGGCTATCCGCTACCGGGAACGGGTCAAGCCGGGGGCTTCCTGCTGCCGGCTGGTGTACGGCGAGGGCGATTTATTACCGGGCCTGGTGGTCGACAAGTTCGAGGACTACCTGGTGGTACAGTTTTTGACCATGGGAATGGAGGTCCACCGGGATCTCATCCTGGAACTTTTGGTCGAGCTCTGCCGGCCCAAGGGGATCATTGAACGGAGCGACCTGTCGGTCCGGCACCTGGAGGACCTGCCGGAGCGTTCCGGCTGCGTCTACGGGGAGAACCCGGGGCCGCTGCTCATCCGCGACAACCAGCTGCAATTCCGGGTGGATCTATTGGAAGGCCAGAAGACTGGTTATTTTTTGGACCAGTCCGCCAACCGGGCGGCCCTGGCCCCGTACGTCAAAGGCCGGAAGACCCTGGACTGCTTCTGCCATGTGGGCAGTTTCGCGGTCCATGCCGCCGCCTACGGCGCCTCCTCCGTGCTGGGAGTGGACATCTCCGAAGACGCGGTCCGCCTGGCCGCCGAGAATGCCGAACTCAACGGACTCCAGGAACGCTGCAGTTTTAAGACCGCCAATGCCTTCGACTTCCTGCGCGATCAATCAAGCCTGCGGGAGCGGTACGACCTGATCGTGCTCGACCCGCCGGCCTTCACCAAGAGCAAGCAGGCGCTTGAAGGGGCGGTCCGGGGCTACAAGGAGATCAACTTGCGGGCCTTGAAGCTCTTGCCGCCCGGCGGGATCCTGGTCACCTGCTCCTGTTCCCACCATCTCCATCCCGACCTTTTCTGGGAGATCATCGCCGCGGCGGCGGCCGACGCCAAGCGCCGGATCCGCCTCCTGGAACGGCGGACCCAGGGGCTCGACCATCCCATCCTGGTGGGGGTGCCCGAGACGGAATACCTAAAATGTTTCATTTTCGAAGTCATTCAATAA